Genomic window (Gemmatimonadota bacterium):
GCCTCGGTCACGAAGAACCTGAGGGGCTGGGTGGAAAGGTCATCCTCTGGATGGCGGAACTCCGCCTCCGGGAGTCGGCTGCGGATGTCCTCCCACAGTTGCTCGAGGCCGGCGTGGTCCCTGGCGGAGATGCCAACCTGCCCGGAGGGTAGGTTGGCGACATCGGTCTTGGTCCACACCGGCAGAATACGGGCTGGCGGCACGGTCAGCTCGAGCGTGCGCAGCGCGGCCTCGAGGGCATCAGGGTCCGGGTCGACGCCATCAACCAGGTGGACGATGAGATCGGCGCGAGCGAGGGCATCACGCACGGTGTCGAGCATGGCTCGATGAAGGGCGTAGCCAGGATCGAGGAGTCCAGGGGTGTCGAGGAGGACGGCTTGGGTGTCCCCCCGGGTGCAGACGCCGACGACGGGGAGTCTGGTGGACTGGGGTCGCGGGCTGACGATGGCGAGGTGAGTCCCGACGAGCGCGTTGAGCAGCGTCGATTTACCGGCGTTGGGTCGGCCGACGATGGCGACGGTGCCGCAGCGGGTCATGGTGGTGGTGAT
Coding sequences:
- the era gene encoding GTPase Era, which translates into the protein MTRCGTVAIVGRPNAGKSTLLNALVGTHLAIVSPRPQSTRLPVVGVCTRGDTQAVLLDTPGLLDPGYALHRAMLDTVRDALARADLIVHLVDGVDPDPDALEAALRTLELTVPPARILPVWTKTDVANLPSGQVGISARDHAGLEQLWEDIRSRLPEAEFRHPEDDLSTQPLRFFVTEAIREVAFAQLREELPYAIHAEVEEFRESSSPVYIRVTMYVERDSQKGIVLGKGGAQLRSLGTAARALLEPLIGGPVYLDLWVKVLKDWRRDVAVLRRLGFHVPESLP